A region of Eriocheir sinensis breed Jianghai 21 unplaced genomic scaffold, ASM2467909v1 Scaffold1231, whole genome shotgun sequence DNA encodes the following proteins:
- the LOC126989606 gene encoding homeobox protein MSX-1-like encodes MALLSSSSGKCGGTGGGSPPPVRVLGGGAGGGSGSADPLLPPTLYCPVLPPWHLALLTHHALHARGLSSAAAGGYLPLPPILASMPHPQGFPLPRVSQGLPTTGLPQSPVVSLASGLHRRDLTSTSPAKHGLTSTPPLLPTTPTATPTSRRLAQPPRRSFTIADLLGGGDDLHDDSRAASSSSSPPAGGHDPSLMQEGVGGLFDDLHDHSSALHPQEDFTAVSDPGSRFEWLQCTRYHPPKLPRVKRREGGQKRKLGRNPRVPFSSTQLAALETRFRQSQYLSSCDVADLSALLNLTETRVSIDASPGSCFLVAWPVFCFFLLFCCCFFVCVSVYLWLLFDEYSQSAT; translated from the exons ATGgcactgctctcctcctcctcggggaaGTGTGGGGGCACCGGGGGAGGGTCGCCGCCCCCCGTTCGTGTCCTCGGaggcggcgctggtggtggtagcgggagCGCCGACCCCCTGCTGCCGCCTACCCTGTACTGCCCTGTCCTCCCCCCCTGGCACCTCGCCCTGCTCACCCACCACGCCCTTCATGCCCGAG GACTGTCATCTGCGGCCGCGGGGggctaccttccccttccccccattctGGCCTCCATGCCCCACCCCCAGGGCTTCCCGCTCCCCAGAGTCTCACAGGGTCTCCCCACCACTGGTCTTCCACAG AGCCCCGTGGTCAGCCTCGCCTCGGGGCTGCACAGACGTGACCTCACCAGCACCTCCCCCGCCAAGCACGGCCTCACCTCCACGCCGCCACTgctccccaccacccccaccgccaccccAACTTCACGACGACTCGCCCAGCCCCCACGACGCAGCTTCACCATCGCTGACCTGCTGGGGGGCGGCGACGACCTGCACGACGACTCCcgggccgcctcctcctcctcgtcacccccTGCAGGAGGCCACGACCCCTCGCTGATGCAGGAGGGCGTGGGGGGACTGTTCGACGACCTCCACGACCACTCGTCAGCGCTACACCCTCAGGAGGACTTCACCGCCGTGTCTGACCCCGGGAGTCGCTTCGAGTGGCTCCAGTGCACCCGCTACCACCCCCCGAAGCTGCCGC GCGTGAAGCGGCGGGAGGGAGGGCagaagaggaagcttggaaggaaCCCTCGCGTGCCCTTCTCCTCGACCCAACTGGCGGCCCTCGAGACTCGCTTCAGGCAGTCCCAGTACCTCTCCTCCTGCGACGTGGCCGACCTCTCCGCCCTCCTCAACCTTACCGAGACCCGGGTGAGTATTGACGCTTCTCCTGGTTCCTGCTTCCTCGTCGCTTGGcctgttttctgtttcttcttgctgttttgttgctgttttttcgtatgtgtgtctgtgtatctatGGCTCTTATTTGACGAGTATTCTCAAAGTGCCACATAA